The sequence caaatggaaaagaagatgaaaaggaaagaactccgatcagagaagacgtcccatgtgagtcacttgatgtatctgcactgtaatgtatatggtgtacagaacctgtgtagagctgggtacctctatatgactggatgaggtgatagtgatctgtgtacagtggattagtcagtagcagcggtggtgttagtcagtatgcggtggtaatatttgttgcttgttatctggcatatatatagagaagggcaaaacaacatgtctcatatagacagaggagcaacaacatgactattatattatatatgaaccatgttgtttccctgtattctgtatacagggaaacaacatggtgctcatatataatagtcatgttgttgcccctctgtatatatgagatgttgttttgcccttctctatatataagccgtgttgtttccctgtatattgtattatacagtatacatacagggagacaacatggttctcatatataataatcatgttgttgcccctctgtatatatgagacatgttgcactggtgtgacaataaaccctgcagattgctgttggaagtgctgtctccattgcgtttttttggatactttgaagccaacctggtctggtttggtgaggcatgcacgcacggttattttttgtttttgcgttgctgaaagactgtgttgtgaattaaagtttatgttaacaataatttgtattttttattgtacgtaattgtactggctaggggcggggttgcaaagatgggagGGTTtcgatggcggcggccgcgggggggtggggcccaattcgcacctctgcccaggggcccataaagctgttaagatggccctgcatgtcagcaatcttatggaccaaaacaccacagagcagggcagcccagcctggaggaggggagtctgatattagctctataaggtacacagggagctgctgttagtaagtgcagtgtgtacagttactaatactgagcaacactgagcaattttactataaagtggccaacccctttaacccctagacgaccctggacgtagggttacgtcatggaagtctgtccccagacgacccatgacgtaactatacgtcctgggtgtttctcccgctatgaagcgcgctccggagcggagcacgcttcatagcaggtgggggccggctgcagtgagcagccgcgacctcaccggtaatgacacgctgcagcgatcgcgctgccgcgtgtcattaaccccttaaacgccgcgatcgcggcgtttaagtgtaagtgacagggggagtcctctgtcacttaccgatcgggacccccgcagtgtgactgcgggggtcccgatcgttgaaacggaccgccggaggtctctcacctgcctccgtgcggtccgatcggcgatctgctacactgagcctgcacaggaaggctcaataagcagatcgccgataacactgatcaatgctatgcctatggcatagcaatggtcagtgtaaaaatctaagtagtgtatgtagaagtcccccaaagggacttcaaatgtgtaaaaaaaaaaagttaaaaacaccaatacactaccccaaaacccctcccccaataaaagttgaaatcacccccctttcccattatattaaaaaaaaatgtaaaaataaataaatagataaacatataatataccgtagcgtgcgtaattgtccggtctattaaaatataacaagcgtcattgtgatcggtaaacggcgtacacgaaaagaggggaaaaagtgcgcagattaccgattttatgttacattatatatttttaaaaaatcaataaaaagtgataaaaacgtccgatcttcacaaatatggtattaataaaaactagagatcatggcggaaaaaatgacaccccatacagccccataggtgaaaaaataaaaccgttataagcgtcacaataggcccattttattaatatttaattgccaaaaaaaggatttcataaaaaaaatacatatataacattagagaatctgtgtaacctgcatatggttgtgttcgggctgaactatagaataatagtatcatgtcgctgttaccatatagtgcattacgtagacacaggaaccccccaaacgttaccatattgcattcttttttacgatttcacctatttatatcttcataaataatatatttggaattccatcatacatgttatggtaaaatgaatgacgccattacaaagtacaactattcctgtaaaaaacaagcacttacatggcttgtagatagaaaactgagagtgctagagctcttagaaggggaggagggaaaaacgaaaacactaagatcaaaatttgcgcggtccactgggtcattttgggcctggtcctcaaagggttaaggatagGTAGGATGGTTGCttgtttatatggagatggaaAGATGCCAGTAGTTAGAGATACATGTAGATGATGAGGAAAGGTTTGGGAAAGGGTGGAAAAGGTTTGGGAAAgggtgggatgggattgggtcaagtaCGCAGGTGCTGaggtgtgatgtggagagtagtttggagagacgTTCTTCAGTGATggcggagaggtgagttagtgttAAGTTGCCTAGGGTTATGACACAAAGAAGATATGAGGAAAGTAAATTAGTCCAAGGAGTGCTCGCCTGTATGTCTGTAAGCTCTCCTTGGAGTGAGTTCTCTTCCAGCGCTGCTCAGCAGCCctgcacactcaccttagttgTTTGGTCAGGTCGGTTTGCCAGGGTTGTCTGTTGATGCATCATGTTCTGttgtggttaaccctttccataaaCTTTTTATCAATTTACCCGGAATACCCTTTTATGTACTTTTTCTGAATTAGGTGATAAGAAAACAAGGCATGCTACATTGTATTGCTTCACATGCAGGAAATGAGGAAACAGAGTACAAAAATCTATGTTCTTAATCTAAATTAATAAAATCATGTTTACATATGACATTAACCCATGATGTTAATGGCTTTGCATTTCAACAACATTCAGCAACCTAGTACAGGAtaccaaaatatacaaaaatcaaTTGTTTTCTGTTTTCTTCTAGGGGCGTTGCAAGACCTAAATCATGCAGTGGAACTGAGTAAAGGAATGGGTATTGCAGGACGTCAGGCACTGGTCCAAAGAGGGCTAATATTTCGCCTAAAAGGAAATGATGAAGCGGCTAGAGAAGATTTTCACAAGGCTGCAAAGCTAGGAAGTGAATTTGCCAGGCAACAGTTAGCTCAACTTAATCCTTATGCTGCTCTCTGTAACAGCATGTTGAAGGACATGGTGAAGAAACTGCAAGCGCCAGACATGCAAGAGTACTGACAGCCATGTACACAGAATAACATTATCATACAGAAGAAATGTTATAATGAAATTGGATATTCATGCTGCATTAAATAGATCAATTACATGTATCACCTTGTATTTATGCACGTAAGCCTGTTATTTTTTGCTAGTCATATCCAGGCCCAGAATTTTTTAGTTTATAAAGGGTGGTTCATGgcagtggtttttttttcttacgtTTCCCTCTTCACACTCTTAGATccatagggttttttttattgttccatCAACAAACTTGGGGTTAtttttttgtgggaaaagttaTTATTggcattctctttttttttaccatgtaatATTTTTCAAAATCAGGAGAAAATTAATTGTAGGgcagaaaaaaaattgcacaatagTGTGGTTGGCTGAACATTTTCCATATTGTTTACCATGTGATAAAATGACTTGTTAACTTTATTCTCTGGgtcggtatgattacaacaaaaaaagtcacaaaaagtttttgttttacaaTATATTTCATTTTAAATTGTTTTGCATGCCCtatattctgacccctataacttttGTATTTATGCCCCAGgaaatgtttaaagtgactctgtaccctcaatctgttctacccaaaccgctagtaccttcagatagctgttttttttatgttaatttttattaaagattttttctttttatacaacACAAAAACAAGGAATAAAGCAtcaagattaaccccttaatgaccgcgggcgtaagtgtacgcccccaaaacccgtgccttaacgcaaccgggcgtacatttacgcccgcggtttccccgatcagggaagatggcctgctataatgtagcttgtcggcacgggggggtgatggcccggaaagcaatggcggtcggtgctgtccgagaacggcaccgaccgtcattactgttaaaagtagtGGTGGCcatggtgccacgtcccgatcggcCGGCCGGgaccagccggccaatcacggtgatataagtaccccatgaaagggttaaatacctgctgagatgtccagagcaggtattgacccatactcacctgatccagcgtcccgatcgctacttccgggttccgatcgcgtcctcgtcttcgtcggcgtcttcgtctttttccggcggtccccatctgcaatcatcggctccagcatcgtcaaacttcggctttttccggaatttgcgttctactgccccctagcggctgataagtgtatataatacacatttccctttcgtcccattggcatcacaacatatggggtatattcgctcctgcgagcccctgggacgaaggaatatttaatgaaaaaaactgaataaatctttaatcccctcctccaggtggtataaataggctccacctccatcAAACACCAGTCTTTTTTGCTTTGCatctgttagccctaggggactttgtccctcctccttaTTCAGTTAGTTACCTGTGTATTTTCTTTCAGGGTCGCAGCTGCTTCGCTGGATCCTGTTCAGGTAGTATGCTGGGACTAAGAGATGCCTCTTAGAGTCCTGTTACCTTTCTTGTGTTTGTTATTACTCGAATAGGCGATGTGTAGCTTATCCGAGCCGACAAGATTCATCTATCTGGTTACTTCCGGTTTCGCAGCCGTGGAACGCATCGTGCGTTCCACCGCGACGTCAgcgtgacgtcacttccgggagGCCGGTCTGGACCGCGCGTCCGGCCACTCGGAGGTATTTAAACAGGCCTGGAGAGGTGAGTGATCCTCTCCTCTGACTGTGTGCTGGTCTGAGTTCTGAGTTGTATTCATAAGTGAACCTAGTGCTATTTTCTGTGCTGTGTGCAAGATTCATCTATCTGGCATAGTAAGTGCGTTGCTGCCACCAGGTGGCAGTTTTTGGTATTGCACTAGCAGTTTGTATAGGAGCTATACAGTTACATTCCTTACTGCTGGTCTTAATGGTGTTTTTTTCTCCAGATGTCTGAGATGGATACCAGCCCTGCGGGCAAAAAGGTTACTAAGTGAAAGCACTTCACCTGTGCAGACTGTGAAACTCCATTACCGGACGGCTATGAATACCGTACGAGGACATCTGATTCAGATAAGAGTCATGGTTTTCCttctatatatttatgtatacctATATATTGCAGTACGCTGTGCTTCTTGCCGACCAAAACCTAATGAGGAACCGGATGTGCAGGATGTTGtggtatgggtcaaggactatgtccAAAAGACTCTTGCGGCTAGTGAGTCTCGCTGCCCTTGCCCTAAGAATAAGTCCAAAAGGAGCATATCTCCTTCTACTTCACAGcctgtgagtatattactttaggGCTGTACTTTAATTTAATTGgggaaaatatatatgtatatatatatatatatatatatatatatatatatatatatttcttatatCTTACCTTAGGGGTCTGAATTTACTGTCATTGACGAAGCAAAGTCATCTTCTTCGTCAGaatcctcttctacttctgaagacgAAAAAGAGCTGTTTAAGGGGTATTTTACAGCTGATAGGATTTACAAGCTTCGTAAAGCTGTTCAGGCTGAGATACACCCTGAAGAATTAGAAGAGGATAAGGGCTCGTCCTCCTCTAAAAAGCCCAGGGCTTTTTCTGTAGGAGAGACTTCATTATCTATGCTTCAAGCAGAATGGAAGAAACCGGAAAAAGCTCCGGTTCTAAgtaagaggtttaagaccttatatgttcttaaAGAAGAGCAATgtaaggagtggattgaaactcCGAAGGTGGATACGGCCATTGCCAAGCTATCTAAGcgtactgtgctgcctgctgAGGATGGATCCAATCTCAAGGATCCTATGGATAGAAAAGTAGAGGTAGCTCTAAAAAGATcttatacggcagcggcagcccaaggggcagtctctatATCTTCAttcgaggtttctagaagcctacgaaggtggctggccaaggtccaggagAATTTGGAGTCTGGAgcgagcagggacaaggtccttcgctccgtCAAAAAGGTCAATATGGCCATAGATTTCCTGTGTGATGCGGCGTCCCAAGGAACCAGATTAGCATCCAAGACTATGGCGTTATCGACCGCTGGTCGAAGAGCGCTATGGCTGAAACCATGGTTTGGGGATGCCAATTCCAAATTTCAACTGTGTAacatggagttccagccaggcaGACTGTTTGGCTCAGAGCTTGACAAGCTAATGGGGAACAAGCCCGACAAGAAGGGGAAATCTTTACCCCTTTCCTACAAAAGTCGTGACTCCTTTCGTAGAGCAAGATCTCCTCAACGAGGCAAAGGTAGATATCAATATAGAGGAAGAGGACGAAATTATTCCAGAAGAAATCCcagaaaacagcaggggaagGACACCAAGAAGCCcgacttctgacgccagaagcaTCCCGGTGGGGAAACGTTTGAGTTTATTCCTTCCTGCGTGGGAAAATCTAATAAAGGATCATTGGGTGTTGAACATTATTCGAGAGGGTTATGTTCTTCATTTGTCGCCTCTTCCTCCCCCAAGATTTCTTCTATCAAGAAATCTAAGACCAGAGAAACACGTGGTCTTGGAAAAGGAGATTCTTCACCTCCTATCTATAGCAGCACTGGAAGAGGTTCCCCTGTCCGAGATCGGTCAGGGTGTTTACTCCCAGTGTTTCTAGTGCCAaagccatccggaaagtggaggcttattatagatttgcgatatctaaaCAGATTTATCGTAAAAAAGAAGTTTCGCATGGAAAACATAAAATCCGTGAGGTCGattctccaggagggagatttcatGGTCACAATAGATCTGCAAGACGCTTATCTTCATATTCCGATTCTGAGAGCTCACAGGAGATTCCTAAGAATCGCCATCCAACTCCAGGGAAAGGTAAGACACCTACAATTCAAGGTTCTTCCATTCGGAATAACCTcagcaccctttgttttcacaaaagtagtgtcagccatGATGGTTCtgttccgtttacaggggataaaaattatcccctacctggacgattggttgaatatgactcagactcaggatcttctgagagttcagttgaattATGTCCAGGACATTCTTCAACAGTTGGGTTGGCTTATCAACCTAGAAAAGTCGGACCTAGTTCCATCCAGGACCAAGATTTTTCTAGGATTCCTAATAGATTCTGCTCAGATGAGACTGTTCCTCTCAACTCCAAGACTTACACGCATCCAAGCGGGAGCTCAATTCCTTATACCTCCTCGTCAAGTATCTATAAGAACTTTAATGCTATTCCTGGGTCTCCTCGCGTCAGCAGCGGACGCAGTGCCATGGGCcttatggcacatgagatatcTTCAGGGAGAGACATTATCAGTTTGGAATCGGAGACTAGAGGATTTGGATGCAATGCACGTCCTGTCTACCCAGACAAGACAGtccctaatgtggtggagacatgTCAATCATGGAGTTTTAATTTCAGAACCATGTTGGGTAACCATAACGACGGACGcctcaggaacaggttggggagcccatTTGTCGGAGAATACAACTGCAGGAACATGGAATCAACAGGAGTCGGCCCTTTCTTCCAATGTGAGGGAGCTCAGGGCAATTTATCTGGCTCTACTTcatttttcaccacacattttgcACACTGCAGTCAGAATCAGGACGGACAACATAGCCTGTGTTGCCTAcataaacaagcagggaggtaccagatccccagCTCTACTCAAGGAGGTAGAGAAGATTTTTTGCTGGGCAGAAACCAGGCTAACCAGATTGTCAGCAATCCATATCAGAGGTGTCCACAATACCTTGGCGGATCGACTGAGTCGAGGCCTTACAGTTCCAggagaatggtctctctcaaggagagtgttcattcagttaacccagagatgGGGGGTTCCTCAGATAGATcttatggcatcagcaagcaatgccaaactgaggaatttctgttccctttacagggcagacaatccaaCAATAGTGGATTCAATGACAATCCCATGGACATTTCAACTGGCGTATATTTTTCCGCCAATAGCAATGATTCCCAGAGTTCTGACGAAGATCAGGCTGGATCAAGCGTCAGTGATAATAGTAacccccttctggccgaagaggtcatggttcacccaACTCATGAACATGAGCAAGGGGGAATTTTGGAAATTACCCCTGCACCCGGATCTGATATCCCAGGGACAACACCTGTGCAGGGATCTATCCAGCCTCAGCTTAACAGCTTGGAGGTTGAGGGGACCATATTAAATTCTGGTTTTTCGGAAAGAGTACTGCAAACCCTCTCCCATGCTCGTAGTGATGCCACCAATAAATCTTATTCTCGTATTTGGAAGGTTTTTCAAGTCTGGTGCACTGGCAGAGGTATTGATACACGGAAACCTTCTATTCCACAGTTATTGGAATTTCTACAGGACGGATTCGACAAAGGACTGAAGCCTAactccatcaaggtgcagatagcagccctttCTGCTCATCTAAACTTCCGTTTATTTCAGATAGTTGACATTAAGAACTTTGTCAAAGCCATAACCAGATTAAGACCTAATCTGGTAAGACAGGTAGACACTTGGGACCTGTCTTTCGTTCTGAGAAGATTGTGTCTTCCTCCGTTCGAGCCGTTGGAAGAAGTGGATTTTAAATTTCTCACTTTTAAGGTTTCCTTCCTATTAGCCATCACCTCTGCCAAGAGAGTCGGAGAACTGCAAGCTCTCGGCTCCACTCCTCcttatgtgtttttttcccagGATAAGGTTATCCTGAAATTTCTCCCAGGATTTCTTCCTAAGGTGGCATCATTCTCTAACATTAACCAGCAGGTAGTGTTACCGATTTTTTCACCAGCAGGCTCGTCTGAAGAGGACCTGGACCTATCTCTGTTGGACGTTTCTCGAGCAATCAGAGTATATCTGGAAAGAGTAAAGGAGTTCCGTAAAGAGGAAAATTTTTTCATCTTATTTGCAGGAAAAAATAGAGGAaagaaggcttcaaaaccttctatttccagatggatctgtgatacTATTGCTTTGTGCTACTCATCTGCTGATCAGGATCCACCAGAGTTTACCAGGGCTCATTCTACAAGAGCAGTAGCCTCCTCCTGGGCGGAGCGTGCCTCTGTTCCCCTGGAGGATATTTGCCAGGCAGCAACCTGGTCTTCACTTGCGACATTTGTTAGACATTATAGGTTGGATTCTTCTTTTTCATCGAGAACGACTTTTGCAAGATCCGTTCTTAATGCGGCTGTAATcgataacccgcccattggggagcatacttgctaattccccatatgttgtgatgccaatgggacgaaagggaagctaaaattataaagttaatttgttttccctaagacccattggcatcacaagactccctcccttgtTTGTGATTCGTTATAATTTGACTGGTGTTTGATgcaggtggagcctatttataccaccTGGAGGAGGGGGTTAAAgatttattcagtttttttcattaaatattccttcgtcccaggggctcgcaggggcgaatataccccatatgttgtgatgccaatgggtcttagggaaaacaaattaactttaTAATTTTAgcatcagtagctatagggttgaagaaaggtttttttttttccaaatttttttttattttccgcaccctatcgccgctgagtgctgatcagcatcgcacgtaagtgcaccgctgattagcaactcctcctttttggcgtagggtgtttttttcctatatcctacagccacggtctgctgataagtggcgaacataagtgcggcatttatcggcaactcctttcttggcataggtttttttttatacttaatgttaaaaaaaacatgtaaaaaacaccattacactacacggaataaagttttacactacaccactacacatttacataccccatataccaatccccgtataaagatggcccccagggtgttttcggtgtcggacgcatacgttattattgcctccgacaacaaaacagccagtgaggacgAATaaggggatccttctttcctccattcatattcatcatcctcatcatccagtgatgtgtctgggggtagcgtagcgtagctgccccccagacacgtcttttccgccagtaccgtcccaataagagatgacggtatggcgtgaaattctacaaactctgtgagagtacctcagggtacacttacagatttagggtacgtgtacactgcggaatggcgaaggataaccctttgtgcattctgcagctggcacccgccggcggactgatgcaggcgcgcctccacccgtgtcatagactccatcctatgcatgggcggattccatcatccgtcaaaagaatgaacacattggactaagagcggaatccgcccgtgcatagaatgtagtctatgacacggacggagacgcgcgcctgcatcagtccgccggtgggtgccagctgcagaatacacaaagggttatccttcgccattccgcagtgtgcacgtacccttagagtgtataaaggaagggacacccgaatccagcccccagatgcccccccccatcctcttcccactgctggataaaggttaccacctgtacggggataacttttataccagcaccccctcttctgatccctcgctgcccgagctactgtagcttgcggcacgatccgaaaatatcaaaagcagtaataaagccctaatatttagcagccatggagcagacccagcgcttctggatatgaaggaccccatatcgcaccagggcaacattttccaggtgacttcccccacactggaaaacaggaaacCCCAGAAGAagagcagagtgtggcgtaacagggggatcaggaaggacaccatttaccagtgtgacacctgtcctgatcaccctggcctctgcatacaggattgcttcaaggcatactacacgtcattggagttctacattatctaaattctgtcccttattcctatttcaggggtcacgttggtccagggattattctgattgccaacatggagtcaggaaggaatttttcccctgtgatgaggctactgtcgtctgcctcacgagggttttttgccttcctctggatcaacacaggttgaatttgatggacacctgtcattttcaaccttataaactaataattggcctaatacccccaaaaaattagaattgtcctttttccccagctaaataggtatggcagccattcccattagaggatgccatgatgcaattacaaagcctctgtgcgtccaggacagtagaaaccccccaacaattgaccccattctggaaactacaccccataaggaatctaacgaggggggcagcggaaATATGGCCCcatggtgacggccacatttgggatgtaaaaatgaaaaaaaattgtattttttattttcacggcacatgttctacatatgtgcctgttaccagtggggtccatatgctcactgcaccccttgttagattcctaattgggtgtaatttccagaatggggtcaattgtggggggtttctactgtcttggcagaacaggagctttgtaattgcgacatggcctccatccttcattccagcctctaaatggcgctctgtccctttggtggcttgccctgtgcccatatggcacattatgtccacatctgggctattttcgtactcaggggaaattaccctacatgctttgcatttattttcttttttaaccccttgtggaaatggaaaaaaaatcaaggctagaccaacatttagtgtaattttgtttacatttttactctaaatcattgatcttgtcttgattttttcattttcacaaggggctaaaagataaaaaaaacacaaaatgtgtagagcaatttcccctgagtacggaagtaccccgcatgtggacataaagcgcgaTTGAGGGGGAGGGTAAGCctgcaaagggaaggagcgccatttggttttttgaggctggatctggctggaatggatttcgaggggccatgttgcatttaaaaggcccctgtgttgtcaagacagttgaaacccccataagtgacccccattatggaaactacacccctcaggaaatgtaacaaggggtgtagggagcatatggaccccactggtgacgggcacaaacgtggaacaatgtggtgtgaaaatgacatattacattttttacactataatgttggtctagccttgaatttatcattttcacaaggggttaaaagagaaaaaaaaaacacaaaatctgtagagcaatttcccccgagtccgtaaatatcccacatgtggacattaatcgccatgtgggtgcagggcaagcctcggaagggaagaagcgccatttggattttggaggttggatttggctagaatggatgatgaacgccatgtcgcatttacagagccctcgtgcttccaagacagtggaaaccccccacaagtgaccacattctagaaactagacccctcaaggaatctaacaaggggtgcaatgaggatatggaccccttgatgacaggcacatttgtgtcgtgaaagtgaaaaaattaaaattttcactttcacgtcacatttttccacatttgtgcccttcaccagtgtggtccatatgctcactgcaccccttgttagattccttgaggggtgtagtttccagaatggggtcacttgtggggggtttccactgttttggcagcacgagggctctgtaaatgcgacgtggcccttgaaatccattccagtgaaatccagcttccaaaagccaattggcgctccttccctttggacgctcgtgctgcgcccacttggcactttatgtccacatgtggggtatttcagtaatcgggagaaactgcgctaca is a genomic window of Dendropsophus ebraccatus isolate aDenEbr1 chromosome 12, aDenEbr1.pat, whole genome shotgun sequence containing:
- the TTC36 gene encoding tetratricopeptide repeat protein 36, with the protein product MCTPNDSAVLYAIFNPSAPFGNVCEEKDNTTQDEPDLGALQDLNHAVELSKGMGIAGRQALVQRGLIFRLKGNDEAAREDFHKAAKLGSEFARQQLAQLNPYAALCNSMLKDMVKKLQAPDMQEY